The window TGGATCATGGGTATGCAGCAATTCACCTGAATTTTCATCAAAAATAAGGCTGCTGCTTTTGTGATAAGAGTAAGTAAGGTGTTTTACATATACTTCAAAGTTAGGATGTTCATGGTCATCCATGTGCTCATGCCCCAGATCTATGGCAAAGCCATAAGAATCAGGATATTTTTTTTCAACAGTGCTGATGATCTTATCAAGAGTAGTTTCAGTTCTCATTTCTATTGGAGCCTTTGTCTTGATATGAGAGAAGTCCGGATATTGGGTTTCTCCACCGGAAAATAGTACATAGATCATCGCCTGAACCACAAAGAAGGCATAAAATAATCCTGTAATTGAGAATATAAGGGCAAAAATTGAAGCATAAAAACCCAGTACATTGTGAAGGTCATAGTTTTTCCTTTTCCAACTCTTGATATTTTTCCATTTGAAAGAAAAACGTTGTTTTCTTGCTGCTTTATTTTTAGGCCACCATAAAACAATTCCTGTAATGAGCATGATGATGAAGATAATCACAGGTATTCCTACCACATAAGTTCCCCAGTCCTGCTTAAGAAGATAGCTCCAGTGGATCATTTTTATAATATTGAAAAACCCGTTCTTTTCATCATAAACTCTTAGTACCTTTCCTGTATATGGGTTTACATAGGCTTGTTTATAAATAGGAAATTCATCAAAATAATTCCAGGCATCTGTATTATGTTCGTACCAGAAGAACATATAGGACATTTTCTTGTCAATAGGAATATTAACCCAATGAATCGGATATTTCTCTTTTACCTGTTCAGCTACTGCTTTTTCCATAACACGGATGGGAAGAACCTGCTTTTGCTCAATGTTATTTTCATGGTGGTAGATTACATCCTTTCGGGTATAGTTTTCTACCTCATCCTTAAATACATATAATGCTCCGGTAATAGAGATAATAAAGATTAAAAACCCAATAACAAGCCCAAACCATAAATGGAGTTTTGCGGACCATTTTTTAAAAAATCCAGGTTTTTTTCTTCTTGTGGTGATGATTTTTCTTCATAATACAGTTAAAGTTCTGCAAAGATAAACTTTACTTTTTATTTAGATTAATTAAAATTTGTATTCAATAATGAAAGTTCCTCTCATTCCCAGTGCGTTAACGAATTCGCTGTCCCTTGCTGTCCACCACGCGATAGCAGGTTGGTATTTTTTATTGAATATGTTCTCGATACCTAAAGATAACTTCCAGTTGCGGTTAACTTCATAGCTTGACTTGAAATTGAAAACTGTATACTCCGGTACATAGCCTTCTCCATAGGTATAGAGTCCTGCTTTCGGTTCAAATCGGTTTTGGGTAAAAGAATGGAGCATATCCAGCCCAACAGATAATGCCGGGATTGGCTTTGCCTGCACATAAGCAAGAACTTTAGGAGCTGAAATCCTGCTATTGTTGATCTTAGTAGAATAATCTCCGTCATCCTTTACAGAGGTAATTCCTTCCATCCAGCTGTAGCTTCCACCAAACTGTATCCATCTTACCGGGGTAAAATGTAAAAAGCCTTCGACTCCATATACTATTTCCGGTGATCGCTGGATCATCAGAGCTCTGTCCGGGCTCTGTACAAATGAGGCTCCCAGTTTTGAAGTACTCACATAAGAAGTCAATTCATAATTAAGCCAGCTGGAAAGCTGTCCTGTTGCTCCCAGTTCGTAATTGTTGACAATAATGGGTTTTGTTTCAAGGCTTTTAATGGTTTCTGACGTTGAAGTTCTTAAGATTCTTCCTAATTCATTGATAGAGTAGGCCTGTGAAAAGCTTGCAAAAAGATTAATATAAGGTTCAATATTATAACGGACTCCAATATTTCCCACTAAAGCATTATAGTTAAGTTTTCCTCCAACTACGGGAATGCTCTTGGTAAATGTTCCGTCACTTTTAATTACAGAAAGAGTATTAAAGTCATCTACATTTACTTTGATGTTTTCATAACGAAGTCCTGCCTTGATGGTCAATTTTTTAAACAAGTCAACTTTTGCCAATAAGAAAGGAGCAATATTGGTCATGTTCATATTAGGAGTCCAGAATCTGCCGTCTTCCAATTTTTGTACGGTTTGATCGTTCAGAATATCCACTCCGTAGATGACTTCTCCCTGAGAATTGGCAGAATTCCAAAGCTGGGTATCAAAATTGAATCGGGCACCTGCTTTTTTTGAAAGGACATTAGACTGCCCTCCGTTAAAGAAAGTATCACTATAACCATAAACGGTTTTAAAGTCCTGATAATAAAGATTGATGTTTAGAGAAGTTCCGGTAAAAAGGTTTTTATTGTCATAACTTAGTCTGATATTGTGGTTTTTCGGTGTTCCCTGAGGAGTTGTTTCCAATCCTTTTCCCAATCCTTCACCAATCGTAGGCTTTATACCATACTTTCCTGTACTTAGACCCAGATTAAGATCTGATCTTGAGGAATAGCCAATATAAGATGCTTCAATTCTTTGATTATCATTTATGTTATAACCCAATTTCAACAAACCGTTGTAATTGTCCATTTTTGCAGTACTGTAAGTAGGACTTAGGAAGACACCGTCTGCGTCTTTCATATATCCTGTTCTTTCATACGCTAATGAAAGGGTGTAATCAAATTTGTTGACCTTGCCGGATAAAAGCTGGCTGGCTCTTACTCCTAATGTACCTCCATAAGGCTGCCCGGTAAAACCAATCTGTGATATTCCGGAAATCTTTTGATCCGTTTTATTTCTTTTTGTGATATAATTGATGATCCCTCCGTCAGCACCATTTCCGTAGATTGATGATGCTCCTTTAATGACCTCAACTCTTTCAATAGCTGAAGGATCTATCGATCTCAGATCTCTTGCACCATTTCGTAGCGGAGTAGACTGAGGAATTCCATCAATCAATACTAATACCTGGCGGCCTCTTAATGTTTGCCCGGTATTGGATGTCTGTCCGGAATTGGTTCCTAAACTGGGAACGGTGTATTGCAATATGCTTGTGATATCTGAATTGACGGTCAACTGAGACTGAATCTGCTTTTCTCCAACCACTGTGATCGAGCTGGGAACTTCTTTAATGTTCTCTTTTTTTCTGGAAGCCGTCATCACAACCTCATCCACATTTTGGGTTTTTAAACTATCTTTTACCT of the Chryseobacterium capnotolerans genome contains:
- a CDS encoding PepSY-associated TM helix domain-containing protein; its protein translation is MITTRRKKPGFFKKWSAKLHLWFGLVIGFLIFIISITGALYVFKDEVENYTRKDVIYHHENNIEQKQVLPIRVMEKAVAEQVKEKYPIHWVNIPIDKKMSYMFFWYEHNTDAWNYFDEFPIYKQAYVNPYTGKVLRVYDEKNGFFNIIKMIHWSYLLKQDWGTYVVGIPVIIFIIMLITGIVLWWPKNKAARKQRFSFKWKNIKSWKRKNYDLHNVLGFYASIFALIFSITGLFYAFFVVQAMIYVLFSGGETQYPDFSHIKTKAPIEMRTETTLDKIISTVEKKYPDSYGFAIDLGHEHMDDHEHPNFEVYVKHLTYSYHKSSSLIFDENSGELLHTHDPKDKNFGEKVVSANYDIHVGAILGLPTKIIAFIVSLICASLPVTGFMIWWGRRKKKPAKTA
- a CDS encoding TonB-dependent receptor translates to MKKAILSAASLGTTIVFGQVKDSLKTQNVDEVVMTASRKKENIKEVPSSITVVGEKQIQSQLTVNSDITSILQYTVPSLGTNSGQTSNTGQTLRGRQVLVLIDGIPQSTPLRNGARDLRSIDPSAIERVEVIKGASSIYGNGADGGIINYITKRNKTDQKISGISQIGFTGQPYGGTLGVRASQLLSGKVNKFDYTLSLAYERTGYMKDADGVFLSPTYSTAKMDNYNGLLKLGYNINDNQRIEASYIGYSSRSDLNLGLSTGKYGIKPTIGEGLGKGLETTPQGTPKNHNIRLSYDNKNLFTGTSLNINLYYQDFKTVYGYSDTFFNGGQSNVLSKKAGARFNFDTQLWNSANSQGEVIYGVDILNDQTVQKLEDGRFWTPNMNMTNIAPFLLAKVDLFKKLTIKAGLRYENIKVNVDDFNTLSVIKSDGTFTKSIPVVGGKLNYNALVGNIGVRYNIEPYINLFASFSQAYSINELGRILRTSTSETIKSLETKPIIVNNYELGATGQLSSWLNYELTSYVSTSKLGASFVQSPDRALMIQRSPEIVYGVEGFLHFTPVRWIQFGGSYSWMEGITSVKDDGDYSTKINNSRISAPKVLAYVQAKPIPALSVGLDMLHSFTQNRFEPKAGLYTYGEGYVPEYTVFNFKSSYEVNRNWKLSLGIENIFNKKYQPAIAWWTARDSEFVNALGMRGTFIIEYKF